A stretch of the bacterium SCSIO 12827 genome encodes the following:
- a CDS encoding zinc-binding dehydrogenase — MKAVVFPGDRKIEIMDFPDPHPGPGEVVLQIKASGMCGSDLKYYRNPPGTPTLGLGERKGPIIAGHEPCGVVVEVGEGVSEAQARIGDRMMDHHYSGCGVCKHCRTGWSQMCIDGITVYGTTGHGAHAEYMKVPAHTLVKLPDDLSFTTGAAISCGTGTAYGALKRLDLAGDETVVIFGQGPVGLSATQLAKAMGARVIALDISAERRKLAEDFGADEVIDPMGNDVVAAIRDLTGGEGAHKSLDCSSNAEARASAVRCLRAWGVACFVGEGGQVTLDVSQDILRRQVSILGSWTFSKNGQADCAAFVAERKIDVDALFSHRFTLDQADEAYKLFDTQTTGKGVFVMD, encoded by the coding sequence ATGAAGGCAGTGGTATTCCCCGGCGACCGCAAGATCGAGATCATGGATTTTCCCGACCCCCATCCGGGCCCGGGCGAAGTCGTTTTGCAGATCAAGGCATCCGGTATGTGCGGCAGCGACCTGAAGTACTACCGCAACCCGCCGGGCACCCCGACGCTGGGCCTGGGCGAGCGCAAGGGCCCGATCATCGCCGGGCATGAGCCCTGCGGCGTGGTGGTCGAGGTCGGCGAGGGCGTGTCCGAAGCCCAGGCGCGCATCGGCGACCGCATGATGGATCACCACTATTCCGGCTGCGGCGTGTGCAAGCATTGCCGCACGGGCTGGTCGCAGATGTGCATCGACGGCATCACCGTCTATGGCACCACGGGCCACGGCGCCCATGCGGAGTACATGAAAGTGCCGGCCCATACCCTGGTCAAACTGCCGGACGATCTCAGCTTCACCACCGGTGCGGCAATTTCCTGCGGCACGGGCACGGCCTATGGTGCGCTGAAGCGCCTGGACCTGGCCGGGGATGAGACCGTGGTGATTTTCGGTCAGGGGCCCGTGGGGCTCAGTGCCACACAACTGGCCAAGGCCATGGGCGCGCGGGTCATCGCCCTGGATATTTCCGCCGAGCGGCGCAAGCTGGCGGAAGATTTCGGCGCGGATGAGGTCATCGACCCCATGGGCAATGACGTTGTCGCGGCGATCCGCGACCTGACCGGCGGCGAAGGGGCGCATAAATCCCTCGACTGTTCATCCAACGCCGAAGCCCGGGCATCGGCCGTGCGCTGCCTGCGGGCCTGGGGGGTGGCGTGTTTCGTCGGTGAAGGCGGGCAGGTGACGCTCGACGTCAGCCAGGACATCCTGCGCCGTCAGGTTTCCATCCTCGGGTCCTGGACCTTTTCCAAGAACGGGCAGGCCGATTGCGCGGCCTTCGTCGCCGAACGCAAGATCGACGTCGACGCCCTGTTCTCCCACCGCTTCACGCTGGATCAGGCGGATGAAGCCTACAAGCTGTTCGACACCCAGACCACCGGCAAGGGCGTGTTCGTGATGGATTAA
- a CDS encoding demethoxyubiquinone hydroxylase family protein, with amino-acid sequence MATKTSAKPTAKPRRMPGDPSKAAMVERMLRVDHAGEYGAVRIYEGQMAVLGEKASGGAIKHMAEQEEVHLATFNDLVAERGVRPTALLPLWHLAGFALGAGTALLGEKAAHACTVAVEEAIDEHYAAQIARLDGEGEDDLRDTFEKFRQEELEHHDTALDLGAEEAPGYEALKGVIKRGSKLAIWLSERI; translated from the coding sequence ATGGCGACCAAGACCTCTGCGAAGCCAACTGCCAAGCCCCGGCGCATGCCGGGCGACCCGTCCAAGGCCGCGATGGTCGAACGCATGCTGCGCGTTGATCACGCAGGTGAATACGGCGCCGTGCGCATCTACGAGGGCCAGATGGCTGTACTGGGCGAGAAGGCCAGCGGCGGCGCCATCAAGCACATGGCGGAACAGGAAGAAGTTCATCTTGCCACCTTCAATGACTTGGTGGCCGAACGCGGGGTGCGCCCGACGGCGCTGCTGCCGCTGTGGCATCTGGCCGGTTTCGCGCTCGGCGCCGGTACGGCGCTTTTGGGCGAAAAGGCGGCCCATGCCTGCACCGTCGCGGTCGAGGAAGCCATCGACGAACATTACGCGGCCCAGATCGCGCGCCTGGACGGCGAGGGCGAGGACGATCTGCGCGACACCTTCGAAAAATTCCGCCAGGAAGAGTTGGAGCACCACGACACGGCGCTGGACCTGGGGGCCGAGGAAGCCCCCGGCTATGAGGCCCTGAAGGGCGTCATCAAGCGGGGATCGAAGCTCGCCATCTGGCTGTCGGAGCGGATCTGA
- a CDS encoding RNA methyltransferase: protein MAGTDSSRRGDADTIDASGAPAVVLVEPQLGQNIGMAARAMLNCGLTDLRLVNPRDGWPSEPARAAASGADLVIDQARVYATAAEAVADLNLVIATTARSRDMTKRVLTPRRAAEEIRHIYADSGARTGILFGREAKGLTNDEVALADAILNVPLNPAFSSLNLAQAVLLVGYEWRLMGLDVADEDLAMPKTTRPADHGDLVHLFEHLESELETCGFLQPPERAPTMVRNLRNLFGRARLTDQEVRILRGVIVALRRGPRDPASQD, encoded by the coding sequence ATGGCGGGCACGGATTCCTCGCGGCGCGGCGACGCCGATACGATCGACGCCTCGGGTGCGCCCGCGGTCGTCCTGGTCGAACCGCAATTGGGCCAGAACATCGGCATGGCGGCGCGCGCCATGCTGAACTGCGGGCTGACGGATCTGCGCCTGGTCAATCCCCGCGACGGCTGGCCGAGTGAGCCGGCGCGGGCCGCCGCCTCCGGCGCCGATCTGGTGATCGACCAGGCCCGCGTCTACGCCACCGCCGCCGAGGCCGTTGCCGACCTGAACCTGGTCATCGCGACCACGGCGCGGTCCCGCGACATGACCAAGCGTGTCCTGACCCCGCGCCGCGCGGCCGAGGAAATCCGCCACATTTATGCAGATAGCGGGGCCCGCACGGGCATCCTGTTCGGCCGCGAGGCCAAGGGCCTGACCAACGATGAGGTCGCCCTCGCCGACGCCATTTTGAACGTGCCGCTGAACCCGGCGTTCTCGTCCCTCAACCTGGCGCAGGCAGTGCTGCTGGTCGGCTACGAATGGCGGCTTATGGGATTGGACGTGGCCGACGAAGACTTGGCCATGCCCAAGACGACCCGTCCCGCCGACCACGGGGACCTAGTCCATCTATTCGAACATCTGGAAAGCGAACTGGAAACCTGCGGCTTCCTGCAGCCGCCGGAACGGGCGCCGACCATGGTCCGCAACCTGCGCAACCTGTTCGGCCGTGCGCGTCTGACGGACCAAGAGGTCCGCATCCTGCGCGGCGTGATCGTCGCCCTGCGGCGGGGCCCCAGAGACCCCGCCAGCCAGGATTAA
- a CDS encoding NAD+ synthase, which produces MTETLAIAIAQINPTVGDVAGNLTLVRDARAEAAKLGADLVVTGELALCGYPPEDLVLKRSFQDRIEDAVKTLAKETADVGPAVLTGAPWREKGKLYNAALLLDGGEVQVVRLKHELPNYGVFDEKRLFQQGPLPGPVPFRGARLGVMVCEDMWFEDVTECLDESGAEMLIVLNGSPYDIEKSDQRLAYAVARVKESGLPLLYANLVGGQDELVFDGGSFVLDTDCVLTAKMPCWQSAVTLTTWTRNGEAFRPEPAEIVAAPDDTESIYRAMVLGLRDYVNKNGFPGVVLGLSGGVDSALSAAVAVDALGADRVLTVMMPSPYTSADSLEDATEAAALMGTRLESVPIQPAMDAFDAMLAPLFAGRDRDITEENIQARTRGLLLMALSNKFGHMLLTTGNKSEMSVGYATIYGDMNGGYSVLKDVYKTTVFKLCHWRNQNCPADFLGPKGRAIPERTITKPPSAELRPDQTDQDSLPPYEDLDAILMCLVEKEMGFDATVKEGFDADVVRRIWVLLDRAEYKRRQAPPGVKITGRAFGRDRRYPITNGFTKQF; this is translated from the coding sequence ATGACCGAAACCCTGGCCATCGCCATTGCCCAGATCAACCCGACCGTCGGCGACGTGGCGGGCAACCTGACGCTTGTCCGGGATGCCCGGGCCGAGGCCGCCAAGCTGGGCGCCGACCTGGTGGTCACCGGGGAATTGGCGCTGTGCGGTTATCCGCCGGAAGACCTGGTATTGAAGCGCTCGTTCCAGGATCGCATCGAGGATGCGGTGAAGACGCTGGCCAAGGAAACTGCCGACGTCGGCCCGGCCGTGCTGACCGGCGCCCCCTGGCGGGAAAAAGGCAAGCTATACAACGCGGCCCTGCTGCTTGACGGCGGCGAGGTGCAGGTCGTGCGCCTGAAGCACGAATTGCCCAATTACGGGGTGTTCGACGAAAAACGCCTGTTCCAGCAAGGCCCCCTGCCCGGTCCGGTGCCGTTCCGGGGGGCGCGCCTGGGTGTCATGGTCTGCGAAGACATGTGGTTCGAGGACGTGACCGAATGCCTGGACGAATCCGGGGCCGAGATGCTGATCGTCCTCAACGGATCCCCCTATGACATCGAAAAAAGCGACCAGCGCCTGGCCTATGCGGTTGCACGGGTCAAGGAATCGGGCCTGCCGCTGCTTTACGCCAATCTGGTCGGCGGACAGGATGAACTGGTGTTCGACGGCGGATCCTTCGTGCTGGATACGGATTGCGTCCTGACCGCCAAGATGCCCTGCTGGCAAAGTGCGGTGACCCTGACCACCTGGACCCGCAATGGCGAGGCCTTCCGGCCCGAACCGGCGGAGATCGTCGCCGCCCCCGACGACACGGAATCCATTTACCGCGCCATGGTGCTGGGGCTCCGCGATTATGTGAACAAGAACGGTTTTCCCGGTGTGGTTCTGGGCCTGTCGGGCGGTGTCGACAGTGCCCTGTCCGCCGCCGTCGCGGTCGACGCCCTGGGGGCGGACCGTGTGCTGACGGTGATGATGCCCTCGCCCTATACCTCCGCCGACAGCCTGGAGGACGCGACCGAAGCGGCCGCTCTCATGGGCACGCGGCTGGAAAGCGTGCCGATCCAGCCCGCCATGGACGCCTTCGATGCCATGCTGGCCCCCCTGTTTGCGGGCCGCGACCGCGACATCACGGAAGAAAACATCCAGGCCCGCACGCGGGGTCTGCTGCTGATGGCGCTTTCCAACAAGTTCGGCCATATGCTGCTGACCACCGGCAACAAGTCGGAAATGTCCGTCGGCTACGCCACCATCTACGGCGACATGAACGGCGGCTATTCGGTGCTGAAGGACGTCTACAAGACGACCGTGTTCAAGCTGTGCCATTGGCGCAACCAGAATTGCCCGGCGGACTTCCTGGGCCCGAAGGGTCGCGCCATTCCCGAACGCACCATCACCAAGCCGCCCAGTGCCGAACTGCGCCCCGATCAGACGGATCAGGACTCACTCCCGCCCTATGAAGACCTGGATGCCATCCTAATGTGTCTGGTGGAGAAGGAAATGGGCTTCGACGCCACGGTCAAGGAAGGCTTCGATGCCGACGTGGTGCGCCGCATCTGGGTCTTGCTCGACCGCGCCGAATACAAACGCCGCCAGGCCCCGCCGGGGGTTAAGATTACCGGCCGCGCCTTCGGCCGCGACCGCCGCTATCCCATCACCAACGGATTTACAAAGCAGTTCTGA
- a CDS encoding EAL domain-containing protein codes for MADIYEIKPGARQTGGHLKTDGDATEEANETLLETLSHDLRTPLNTIIGFADMMDQEILGPLSNPHYREYVEVISTEGRRMLDFINDLLNRKRFENMKRTEQGFRHVIELAPDLIAVCRSGAIDLINPAGADMLGVWPAVELKGRIFTDFVHADSLEHFKGGIENLTKERLRTPMVLLRADDTTLDVELAALPYEEHEDDGDGTAYIIMARDVTERNRALKAQATREEHLRKIMDTVADGIITIDETGTIETLNPTAEEIFGYKPGELVGSNVKVLMNEDDAANHDHYLARYTNTGVRHIIGSAREVIGRRKNGSLIPIELAVSEMRFSGRRLFIGALRDITERKENEERLRDLATRDPLTRLPNRNLFTERLEEAIEQADTCGVGFAVLFLDLDNFKTINDALGHLIGDRIIQLAGQRVCGCVRGQDTVAHLSGDEFMVILEGMDDEARAAKIARDVLKSLSQPFKVDGREVFTSCSIGVVMYPKNANSLVELMRNVDTAAHFAKKQGRANFQFYTEQLSEDARRRIEVESGLRRALENNEFELVFQPKVDLETRRIIGAEALLRWDNANLGKVSPVEFIPVAEETGLIVPIGSWVLRQACETAALWIKEGLTACHIAVNLSAMQFLHGDLAGEIKDVLDSCELDPNLLDVELTESMLVSNAEETIRILKVIKDMGVNVSMDDFGTGYSSLSYLTRFPLDNLKVDRSFVTGLPDDRDASAVARAIISMAQNLNLKIIAEGIETENQVGFLHALGCQVGQGYLFSPPVSNEKFMELVRAGTSAFLKTPPAAGE; via the coding sequence ATGGCGGACATCTACGAAATCAAGCCTGGGGCCCGGCAGACAGGCGGGCACCTTAAGACCGACGGTGATGCCACGGAAGAGGCCAACGAGACTCTTCTGGAAACCCTTAGCCACGACCTGCGCACCCCCCTGAACACCATCATCGGATTCGCCGACATGATGGACCAGGAAATCCTGGGTCCGCTTTCGAACCCCCATTACCGTGAATACGTGGAAGTGATCTCCACCGAAGGCCGGCGCATGCTGGACTTCATCAACGACCTGCTGAACCGCAAGCGCTTCGAGAACATGAAACGCACGGAACAGGGCTTTCGCCACGTCATCGAACTGGCCCCGGACCTGATCGCCGTGTGCCGAAGCGGCGCCATCGACCTGATCAACCCGGCCGGCGCCGACATGCTGGGCGTGTGGCCGGCGGTTGAACTGAAGGGCCGTATCTTTACCGACTTTGTTCATGCCGACAGTCTTGAGCATTTCAAGGGCGGGATTGAAAACCTGACCAAGGAACGCCTGCGCACGCCCATGGTCCTGCTGCGGGCCGACGACACGACCTTGGATGTTGAACTGGCCGCCCTGCCCTATGAGGAGCACGAGGACGACGGCGACGGCACCGCCTACATCATCATGGCCCGCGACGTGACCGAGCGGAACCGCGCCCTCAAGGCCCAGGCAACGCGCGAAGAACACCTGCGCAAGATCATGGACACGGTCGCCGACGGCATCATCACCATCGACGAGACCGGAACCATCGAGACCTTGAACCCGACGGCCGAGGAAATCTTCGGCTACAAGCCCGGCGAACTGGTCGGCTCCAACGTCAAGGTCTTGATGAATGAGGACGACGCTGCCAACCACGACCATTATCTCGCGCGGTACACCAACACCGGCGTGCGCCATATCATCGGTAGTGCCCGCGAAGTCATCGGCCGGCGCAAGAACGGCTCGCTGATCCCCATTGAACTGGCGGTCAGCGAAATGCGGTTTTCCGGGCGGCGCCTGTTCATCGGCGCGCTTCGCGACATCACCGAACGCAAGGAAAACGAGGAACGTCTGCGCGACCTGGCGACCCGCGACCCGTTGACCCGCCTGCCCAACCGCAACCTGTTCACCGAACGCCTGGAAGAAGCCATCGAACAGGCCGATACCTGTGGCGTCGGCTTCGCCGTTCTGTTCCTTGACCTCGACAACTTCAAGACCATCAACGACGCTCTCGGCCACCTGATCGGCGACCGTATCATCCAATTGGCGGGACAACGCGTGTGCGGCTGCGTGCGCGGCCAGGACACGGTCGCCCACCTGTCCGGCGACGAATTCATGGTCATCCTGGAAGGCATGGACGACGAAGCCCGCGCCGCCAAGATCGCCCGCGATGTTCTGAAAAGCCTGTCGCAACCGTTCAAGGTCGACGGCCGCGAGGTCTTCACCTCGTGCAGCATCGGCGTGGTGATGTACCCGAAGAACGCCAATTCGCTGGTAGAACTGATGCGCAACGTGGACACCGCCGCCCACTTCGCCAAGAAGCAGGGCCGGGCCAATTTCCAGTTCTACACGGAACAACTGTCCGAGGACGCCCGGCGGCGGATCGAGGTTGAAAGCGGCCTGCGCCGGGCCTTGGAGAACAACGAGTTCGAACTGGTTTTCCAGCCCAAGGTGGACCTTGAAACGCGCCGCATCATCGGCGCGGAGGCTCTGCTGCGTTGGGACAACGCCAACCTGGGCAAGGTATCCCCGGTGGAATTCATCCCCGTCGCCGAGGAAACGGGCCTGATTGTTCCCATCGGCAGTTGGGTGCTGCGCCAGGCCTGCGAGACGGCGGCGCTCTGGATCAAGGAAGGGCTGACCGCCTGCCATATCGCGGTCAACCTGTCGGCCATGCAATTCCTGCACGGCGACCTCGCCGGTGAAATCAAGGATGTGCTCGACAGTTGCGAGCTTGACCCGAACCTGCTTGATGTCGAATTGACGGAAAGCATGTTGGTCTCCAACGCCGAGGAAACCATACGCATTCTCAAGGTCATCAAGGACATGGGCGTCAACGTGTCGATGGACGACTTCGGCACCGGCTATTCATCGCTCAGTTATCTGACGCGCTTCCCGCTCGACAACCTGAAGGTCGACCGCTCGTTCGTCACGGGACTTCCCGATGACCGCGATGCCTCGGCCGTGGCGCGGGCCATCATCTCCATGGCGCAGAACCTGAATCTGAAGATCATCGCCGAAGGCATTGAAACGGAAAATCAGGTTGGCTTCCTGCACGCCCTGGGCTGCCAGGTCGGCCAGGGCTATCTGTTCAGCCCGCCGGTCAGCAACGAGAAATTCATGGAACTGGTGCGCGCAGGCACAAGCGCCTTCCTCAAGACGCCGCCCGCCGCCGGGGAATAG
- a CDS encoding nicotinate phosphoribosyltransferase, translating to MAGPPDDAGDRLPDAAPDDDAVRFEDQITRWADHYFLRTKQAVRRFGDTQVTYAIFMRRPVVFAPRIALDWLNDAARARNTDFRIEPNFTEGQWVGAGEPLMYVTGSLEHLVDLETLLLQKLGACCVAANNAYVMCATLPKVAFMAMDARHCAGTEMADQMAYACSVGSHAAREQAGAKGFIGNATEATAHHFGNTDGMGTMPHAMIGYAGSTLRAAEMYAETFPGEPMTVLADYFGAEITDALAVCERFPDLVAADKLAFRLDTHGGRYMEGLDPQESYAVLERHVPLAVRRYRNEKELRYLTGTGVSAAAIFLFRERLDAAGYDKVKIVCSSGFDVEKCKVMADVEAPIDVVGTGSYLPSNWSETYATADIIAYDGKPRVKLGREFLLQRPGKDK from the coding sequence ATGGCCGGTCCACCGGATGATGCAGGCGACAGGTTGCCCGACGCGGCGCCCGACGATGACGCCGTCCGGTTCGAAGACCAGATCACCCGCTGGGCCGATCATTATTTCCTGCGCACCAAACAGGCCGTGCGCCGCTTCGGCGACACGCAAGTTACTTATGCGATCTTCATGCGTCGGCCCGTCGTGTTCGCGCCGCGCATCGCGCTGGACTGGCTGAACGACGCCGCGCGGGCGCGGAACACGGATTTCAGGATCGAGCCCAATTTCACCGAGGGCCAGTGGGTGGGCGCGGGCGAACCCCTGATGTACGTCACCGGCTCGCTCGAACATCTGGTCGACCTGGAAACCCTGCTGCTGCAAAAGCTGGGAGCCTGCTGCGTCGCTGCCAACAATGCTTATGTGATGTGCGCGACCCTGCCCAAGGTCGCCTTCATGGCCATGGACGCGCGGCACTGCGCGGGCACGGAAATGGCCGACCAGATGGCCTATGCGTGCTCCGTCGGATCGCACGCCGCGCGGGAACAGGCGGGGGCCAAGGGCTTCATCGGCAACGCGACCGAGGCCACCGCTCATCACTTCGGCAATACGGACGGCATGGGCACCATGCCCCACGCCATGATCGGCTACGCGGGATCGACGCTGCGCGCAGCGGAAATGTACGCCGAGACCTTTCCGGGCGAGCCGATGACCGTGCTGGCCGACTATTTCGGGGCCGAGATCACGGACGCGCTTGCCGTCTGTGAACGGTTTCCGGACCTGGTCGCAGCGGACAAGCTCGCGTTCCGCCTGGACACCCACGGCGGGCGCTATATGGAAGGCCTCGACCCTCAGGAAAGCTATGCCGTGCTGGAGCGCCACGTGCCCTTGGCCGTGCGCCGCTACCGCAATGAAAAGGAATTGCGCTATCTGACCGGCACGGGCGTGTCGGCCGCCGCCATCTTCCTGTTCCGCGAACGGCTCGACGCCGCCGGATATGACAAGGTGAAGATCGTCTGCTCGTCGGGCTTCGATGTCGAAAAATGCAAGGTCATGGCCGACGTGGAGGCCCCCATCGACGTGGTCGGCACCGGCTCCTACCTGCCGTCGAACTGGAGCGAGACCTACGCCACGGCGGATATCATCGCCTATGACGGCAAGCCGCGCGTGAAGCTGGGCCGGGAATTCCTTCTCCAGCGCCCCGGAAAGGACAAGTAA
- a CDS encoding disulfide bond formation protein B, translated as MLSLLDDPKLQRWYPAVLFAISAGALGLALHAQFVLGLEPCNLCLYQRIPFAVIGLFAGACMMRPNAKAVRAVVGLAALGFAIGAGIAVYHVGVEQHWWASAVCGGALPTLGSTMDLMAGLSAPPEKSCDSVDWVFLGLSMATYNAAFSAVMAGLCFVAVRRMKAA; from the coding sequence ATGTTATCCTTGCTCGACGATCCCAAACTGCAACGCTGGTACCCGGCTGTTCTGTTCGCCATATCGGCCGGGGCCCTCGGCCTGGCCCTGCATGCCCAGTTCGTTCTGGGGCTGGAGCCCTGCAACCTCTGCCTCTATCAGCGCATTCCGTTCGCGGTGATCGGCCTGTTCGCCGGGGCCTGCATGATGCGCCCCAATGCCAAGGCCGTTCGCGCCGTGGTCGGGCTGGCGGCTCTCGGCTTCGCCATCGGGGCCGGGATCGCGGTCTATCACGTAGGCGTGGAGCAGCATTGGTGGGCGTCCGCCGTTTGCGGCGGCGCGCTGCCGACCCTGGGGTCGACCATGGACCTGATGGCCGGATTGTCGGCCCCGCCGGAAAAATCCTGCGATTCCGTGGACTGGGTCTTTCTTGGCCTTTCCATGGCGACCTATAATGCGGCCTTCTCCGCCGTCATGGCCGGGCTGTGCTTTGTCGCCGTCCGCCGCATGAAGGCCGCCTGA
- the cysS gene encoding cysteine--tRNA ligase has product MTLRLHNTLTRDKVDFKPIDDKNVRMYVCGPTVYDFAHIGNARPVVVFDVLYRLLKRLYPAPDHKVTYVRNITDVDDKINARAQESGRPIEDITKETAAQFHADMAALGALPLPRKYEPRATDHIPEMIAMIETLIEKGFAYEAEGHVLFSVPAMDDYGQLSRRDRDELIAGARVEVAPYKKDAADFVLWKPSPIADGLPGWDSPWGRGRPGWHIECSAMSAKILGKTFDIHGGGQDLIFPHHENEIAQSRCAHGTDVMASVWMHNGYLMAEGEKMSKSLGNFYTVHDLLQEFPGEAIRLTLLKTHYRQPLDFTKDGIREAKADLDGFYGALRGVPVTDSNDAPAALMDALCDDLNTPLAISQLHSLAAVANKADSAAKPAAAAALKSAASVLGLLQQDPEEWFKWQPPAKAGGLSDAEIDALIAERVAARQAKDFARADEIRGILTAEGIAVEDSAEGATWRRI; this is encoded by the coding sequence ATGACCCTTCGCCTGCACAACACGCTGACCCGGGACAAGGTCGATTTCAAACCGATCGACGACAAGAACGTGCGCATGTACGTCTGCGGCCCCACGGTCTACGACTTCGCCCATATCGGCAACGCCCGGCCCGTGGTGGTGTTCGACGTGCTGTACCGGCTGCTGAAGCGGCTTTATCCGGCCCCCGACCACAAGGTTACCTACGTGCGCAACATCACCGACGTTGACGACAAGATCAACGCCCGCGCCCAGGAATCCGGCCGCCCCATCGAAGACATCACCAAGGAAACGGCGGCCCAGTTCCACGCCGATATGGCGGCGCTGGGCGCCCTGCCCCTGCCCCGCAAGTACGAACCCCGCGCCACCGACCATATCCCCGAAATGATCGCCATGATCGAAACCCTGATCGAAAAGGGTTTCGCTTATGAGGCCGAAGGCCATGTGCTGTTCAGCGTGCCGGCCATGGACGATTACGGCCAGTTGTCGCGCCGCGACCGGGACGAATTGATTGCCGGTGCCCGGGTCGAGGTCGCGCCCTACAAGAAAGACGCCGCCGACTTCGTGCTGTGGAAACCGTCACCGATTGCCGACGGTCTGCCCGGCTGGGACAGCCCCTGGGGCCGCGGGCGGCCCGGCTGGCACATTGAATGCTCGGCCATGTCGGCCAAGATCCTGGGCAAGACCTTCGACATCCACGGCGGCGGCCAGGACCTGATCTTCCCCCACCACGAAAACGAAATCGCGCAAAGCCGCTGCGCCCACGGCACGGACGTGATGGCCAGCGTGTGGATGCACAACGGCTACCTGATGGCCGAGGGCGAGAAGATGTCCAAGTCGCTCGGCAACTTCTACACGGTCCACGACCTGCTGCAGGAATTCCCCGGCGAAGCGATCCGCCTGACGCTCTTGAAAACCCACTACCGCCAGCCCCTGGACTTCACCAAGGACGGCATCCGCGAGGCCAAGGCGGACCTGGACGGGTTCTATGGCGCCCTTCGTGGTGTCCCCGTTACCGACAGCAACGATGCACCGGCGGCCCTGATGGACGCCCTCTGCGACGATCTGAACACGCCGCTGGCGATCAGCCAGCTTCACAGCCTCGCCGCTGTCGCCAACAAGGCCGATAGCGCGGCCAAACCGGCGGCAGCCGCAGCCCTGAAATCCGCTGCCAGCGTTCTCGGCCTTCTCCAGCAGGATCCGGAGGAATGGTTCAAGTGGCAGCCGCCGGCCAAGGCGGGCGGGTTGTCAGACGCCGAGATCGACGCCCTGATCGCGGAGCGCGTTGCCGCCCGCCAGGCCAAGGATTTCGCCCGCGCCGATGAGATTCGCGGCATCCTGACCGCCGAGGGCATCGCGGTCGAGGACAGCGCCGAGGGCGCGACCTGGCGGCGGATTTAA
- a CDS encoding methionyl-tRNA formyltransferase — MAHNPTVHVNHVDGADSLRAALDLAGGAAANAGCRLIAFCTGVVVPPDVLAALPGPAYNFHPGPPTYPGSRAAGFALYEGATRFGATLHVMERRVDEGAIIDVAWFDLPADVKLRHDELEVMAYQRCIGLFQKYAVHLAADDAPLPHCAETWSGIKRSKADAAALREPPRDASEQEIRRRFRAFGG; from the coding sequence ATGGCCCATAACCCGACCGTTCACGTCAACCACGTCGACGGCGCGGATTCCCTGCGCGCTGCTCTTGATCTGGCGGGTGGGGCTGCCGCCAACGCGGGCTGCCGGCTGATCGCCTTCTGCACCGGCGTCGTGGTGCCGCCTGACGTTCTCGCCGCCCTGCCGGGCCCGGCCTACAACTTTCACCCCGGCCCGCCGACCTATCCGGGAAGCCGGGCCGCCGGCTTCGCCCTTTACGAAGGGGCGACCCGATTCGGCGCGACCTTGCATGTCATGGAGCGGCGCGTGGATGAAGGCGCGATCATTGATGTCGCCTGGTTCGACCTGCCGGCGGATGTAAAGCTGCGCCACGATGAGCTTGAGGTCATGGCCTATCAGCGCTGTATCGGCCTGTTTCAGAAGTACGCGGTACATCTGGCGGCGGATGACGCCCCCCTGCCGCATTGCGCCGAGACATGGTCCGGAATCAAGCGCAGCAAGGCAGACGCCGCCGCCCTGCGCGAGCCGCCCCGCGATGCCTCGGAACAGGAAATCCGCCGGCGCTTCCGCGCCTTCGGTGGCTAG
- a CDS encoding DedA family protein, translated as MLRRLYDRILALAGHRHADRWLAFVSFIESSVFPIPPDVMLIPMVLADRARAWRIAFICTVASVLGGMLGYAIGAFLFDQVGRPMLEFYGYTAKFETFRQTYADGGAWAVFIAGVTPFPYKVITILSGLASLDIWVFCVASVLARGLRFYLVAGLLWYFGEPIRAFIERRLGLLFTIFCILLVGGFVVIRFVL; from the coding sequence ATGCTGCGCCGCCTTTACGACCGAATTCTGGCCCTTGCCGGCCATCGCCATGCGGACCGTTGGCTGGCGTTCGTCAGCTTTATCGAAAGCTCGGTCTTTCCCATCCCGCCCGATGTGATGCTGATTCCCATGGTTCTGGCCGACCGGGCCCGGGCTTGGCGCATCGCCTTCATCTGCACGGTCGCTTCGGTGCTGGGCGGCATGCTGGGCTACGCCATCGGCGCCTTCCTGTTCGATCAGGTCGGCCGACCCATGCTGGAATTCTATGGCTACACCGCCAAGTTCGAGACCTTCCGCCAGACCTATGCGGATGGGGGGGCCTGGGCCGTTTTCATCGCGGGGGTCACGCCCTTTCCTTATAAGGTCATCACCATCCTGTCCGGCCTGGCGTCGCTGGATATCTGGGTGTTCTGTGTCGCTTCGGTGCTGGCGCGGGGGCTCAGGTTTTATCTGGTGGCGGGGTTGCTGTGGTATTTCGGGGAACCCATCCGCGCCTTTATCGAACGGCGCCTGGGGCTTCTGTTCACGATCTTTTGCATTCTCCTGGTCGGCGGATTCGTGGTTATCAGGTTCGTGCTGTAG